The proteins below come from a single Methermicoccus shengliensis DSM 18856 genomic window:
- a CDS encoding antitoxin VapB family protein, translating into MATKTISLSEDAYEILKAKKREGESFSDVIRRELGGKRSTKAREVIDLVLSYPLEVRESLAESVEEGRRLRENARPRTDGNGVL; encoded by the coding sequence ATGGCAACAAAGACCATCAGCCTCTCAGAGGATGCCTACGAGATTCTGAAGGCTAAAAAGAGAGAGGGTGAAAGCTTTTCAGACGTCATCAGGCGAGAGCTGGGCGGAAAGAGGAGCACCAAGGCAAGGGAGGTTATAGACTTAGTGCTGAGCTATCCCTTGGAAGTTAGAGAGAGCCTTGCAGAGAGTGTGGAGGAGGGAAGAAGGCTCAGAGAAAACGCAAGACCGAGGACTGATGGCAATGGCGTGCTTTGA